A region from the Streptomyces sp. 3214.6 genome encodes:
- a CDS encoding DUF6227 family protein: MSVPYETTAYEPAESPESPEEHLARLLGRALNSFELPDEALRRLDCALAHDSSLHSAHHSAGLHRETYRHTWLLADGCALTLWELVHNTAPGSEPQHEVYVDEEELGTATARLPLPADAPDFELPVLVQLAPVSAPRHVYVPDDSADHARRLLRRAENPDRPGTDTAALLTSAFAHQITQAFGRPCRAGRIGLGYSLYEHAFLLRDGREISLWEVEHTATPDGRHMCEVYPSETAARDAMERRAAQVS; the protein is encoded by the coding sequence TTGAGCGTTCCGTACGAGACAACAGCGTACGAACCAGCCGAGTCGCCCGAGTCTCCGGAGGAGCACCTCGCGCGACTGCTCGGTCGCGCCCTGAACTCGTTCGAGCTGCCCGACGAAGCCCTGCGGCGGCTCGACTGCGCCCTGGCTCACGACAGCTCGCTGCACTCCGCGCACCACAGCGCGGGTCTGCACCGGGAGACGTACCGGCACACCTGGCTGCTGGCCGACGGCTGCGCGCTCACGCTGTGGGAGCTCGTGCACAACACCGCGCCGGGCAGCGAGCCGCAGCACGAGGTGTATGTCGACGAGGAGGAGCTGGGCACCGCCACGGCCCGGCTGCCGCTGCCGGCGGACGCGCCGGACTTCGAGCTGCCGGTACTGGTGCAGCTGGCGCCGGTCAGCGCACCCCGGCATGTGTATGTGCCGGACGACTCGGCGGATCATGCGCGCCGGCTGTTGCGCCGCGCGGAGAACCCTGACCGGCCCGGCACGGACACGGCCGCGCTGCTGACGTCGGCGTTCGCGCACCAGATCACCCAGGCCTTCGGGCGCCCCTGCCGGGCGGGTCGTATCGGCCTGGGCTACTCGCTCTACGAGCATGCGTTCCTGCTGCGCGACGGCCGGGAGATCTCCCTGTGGGAGGTCGAGCACACGGCGACGCCCGACGGGCGGCACATGTGCGAGGTGTATCCGTCCGAGACGGCGGCCCGGGACGCGATGGAACGCCGGGCGGCACAGGTCTCCTGA
- a CDS encoding Ig-like domain-containing protein yields MKLEQPVTTADKAARRVLGACAVLVVGALTLTACGGSATAKDDGGKDGKSSTKTSTAKIVISAQDGSTGASINATGVKVSDGRLTEVKMTVAGSGQAVEGSLSADGSSWKPKEQLERGTKYQISAIAKDASGKTAAANSIFTTVTSAKSFIGTYTPDNGTTVGVGMPVSFTFDKAIGDKKAVQSHITVTSSSGQQVVGHWFGAQRLDFRPEEYWKAGSKVTMKIDLDGVEGANGVFGVQKKTVTFTVGRSQVSTVDVNTQTMTVVRDGQTLKTIPISSGSPEHTTYNGQMVISEKFTQTRMNSRTVNLGGEYDIPDVPHAMRLTTSGTFIHGNYWYNKGNPPFGRTGTSHGCVGLADVRGAQGDTPAKWFYDNSLIGDVVIVKNSPDKTVAPDNGLNGWNMSWAEWTAGSAGSAGSAG; encoded by the coding sequence ATGAAGCTGGAGCAGCCCGTGACGACGGCGGACAAAGCAGCGCGGCGCGTACTGGGAGCCTGTGCCGTCCTGGTGGTCGGCGCCCTGACCCTGACCGCCTGCGGGGGCAGCGCCACCGCCAAGGACGACGGCGGCAAGGACGGCAAGAGCTCCACCAAGACGTCCACGGCGAAGATCGTCATCTCGGCGCAGGACGGCTCGACGGGCGCGTCGATCAACGCGACCGGCGTGAAGGTGAGCGACGGCCGGCTCACCGAGGTGAAGATGACGGTGGCCGGGTCGGGACAGGCCGTCGAGGGCTCCCTGTCGGCCGACGGCAGCAGCTGGAAGCCGAAGGAGCAGTTGGAGCGCGGGACGAAGTACCAGATATCGGCGATCGCGAAGGACGCGAGCGGCAAGACCGCCGCCGCCAACTCCATCTTCACCACGGTCACTTCGGCCAAGAGCTTCATCGGGACGTACACGCCGGACAACGGCACGACGGTCGGCGTGGGGATGCCGGTGTCGTTCACCTTCGACAAGGCCATCGGCGACAAGAAGGCCGTGCAGTCGCACATCACGGTCACCTCCAGCAGCGGTCAGCAGGTGGTGGGGCACTGGTTCGGGGCGCAGCGGCTCGACTTCCGGCCCGAGGAGTACTGGAAGGCCGGCTCCAAGGTCACGATGAAGATCGACCTGGATGGCGTCGAGGGCGCGAACGGTGTCTTCGGGGTGCAGAAGAAGACGGTCACGTTCACCGTCGGGCGCTCCCAGGTGTCCACGGTCGACGTGAACACGCAGACCATGACCGTGGTGCGGGACGGGCAGACCCTGAAGACGATTCCGATCTCGTCGGGCAGCCCGGAGCACACCACGTACAACGGGCAGATGGTGATCTCCGAGAAGTTCACGCAGACCCGCATGAACAGCCGGACGGTCAACTTGGGCGGCGAGTATGACATCCCGGACGTGCCGCACGCGATGCGTCTGACGACGTCCGGCACGTTCATCCACGGCAACTACTGGTACAACAAGGGCAATCCGCCCTTCGGTCGCACCGGCACCAGCCACGGCTGCGTCGGGCTCGCGGACGTGCGGGGCGCGCAGGGCGACACGCCCGCCAAGTGGTTCTACGACAACTCGCTGATCGGCGATGTCGTGATCGTCAAGAACTCCCCGGACAAGACGGTGGCCCCGGACAACGGGCTGAACGGCTGGAACATGTCGTGGGCCGAGTGGACGGCGGGGAGCGCGGGCAGCGCCGGGAGCGCGGGCTGA